In a genomic window of Magnolia sinica isolate HGM2019 chromosome 16, MsV1, whole genome shotgun sequence:
- the LOC131229051 gene encoding uncharacterized protein LOC131229051: MGGDFVVIKPSRSDEVLDADQQLMMAHQIRAHFESMAPKRPKKPNRSEVPSLDEATVCNGNDPISPHDNIPELHRLRALLLQSHPICSEEAAPFAQNEFVETQYYTELNSIDKQHHTTGNGFIRVTENSGESWSDFLLQLHEGAGEVMVARGTKNFRSNPATNEWSPRVEEEAMFISTKPNRSESSS; this comes from the exons ATGGGCGGTGACTTTGTGGTAATCAAACCTAGCCGCAGCGACGAGGTATTGGATGCCGATCAACAGctgatgatggcccaccagatcagaGCCCACTTTGAATCTATGGCTCCTAAGCGCCCGAAGAAACCCAACAGGAGCGAAGTCCCCTCCTTAGACGAAGCTACCGTCTGCAATGGTAATGATCCCATCTCCCCTCACGACAACATCCCCGAACTCCACCGACTCAGAGCCCTTCTATTGCAATCGCAT CCCATATGTTCAGAAGAGGCGGCTCCTTTTGCACAAAACGAGTTCGTGGAGACCCAATACTACACTGAGTTGAATTCAATCGATAAACAGCATCACACG ACGGGCAATGGGTTTATTAGGGTGACGGAAAATAGTGGAGAAAGCTGGTCCGATTTTCTCTTGCAATTGCATGAAGGTGCTGGGGAAGTTATGGTAGCGAGAGGAACAAAGAATTTCAGGAGTAACCCTGCTACCAACGAATGGAGTCCAAGGGTAGAAGAAGAG GCCATGTTCATCTCGACAAAGCCTAATCGGAGCGAGAGTAGCAGTTGA